A window of Streptomyces sp. Je 1-332 genomic DNA:
CCGCGAGCCGCTCGGGCGTGGCCAGGTCCCCGAAGATCTCTCGGGCGAGGCCCTGGGCTGCGGCCTGCTCCTCCGTGGGCGTGAAGTCCATGTCAGACCCCGCCCCCCGCCATGCTCTCGACGGCCCGGAAGACCGGGAGCACCAACTCCGGCTCCACCTCCTGGAATTCGAGCCGCACCGGCTGCCCGATCCGCATCTTGTCGCTGGGCACCCCCACCACGTTGCTGACCATGCGCACGCCCTCCGCCAGATCGATGAGCCCGACGGCGTACGGGGGATCGAAGGCGGGGAAGGGCGGGTGGTGCATGACGACGTACGAGTAGACCGTGCCCTCGCCGCTCGCCTCGACCGTGTCCCACACGAGCGATCCGCAGGAGTTGCAGCCGGGCAGCCAGGGGAAGCGCAGTGCCCGGCAGCCGCCGCAGCGCTGGATCAGGAGCCGGTGGCGGGCCACACCGTCCCAGAACCCGGCGTTGTCCCGGTTGATCACGGGGCGAGGCCGCTTGCCCTGGGGCCTGCGCTGCCCGGGTGCGTACTTGAGGATCCGGAAGCGGTGCGTCCCCGCCGGCTCGCCGCCCGCTCTGACGTCCATCCGCGTCGTGACGAAGTGACCCGTGCCCAGCTTGGTCGTCTTGCGCTCCGACACCGACTCGATGACCGCGTCGAAGGTGATCTCGTCCCCCGGCCGCAGCGCCCGCAGATACTCCTGCTCGCAGTCCGTGGCCACGACGGAGGTGTACCCCGCGCCGTCCAGGAGCGCGAACAACTCGTCGTAGGCCGCCGAACGCCCCTGGTGCCCGGAGAGTCCGCCCATCGTCCAGGCCTGGAGCATGGTCGGCGGGGCGATCGGATCCGGCCCGGCATAGGCGGAGTTCGTGTCGCCCATCGCCTCGCACCAGTGCCGGATCATCGGTTCGTTGACCGGGTCCTTGCCCGCGCCGGACGTGGCTGCCGCCCGCCCCTCGAACGCCTTCAACGTCTCGTACGAAAGATCGGTCACCGCCGCCCCCTCCGCATCCCGAGGCGCATCGTCGCCACGATCTCCCGCTGCACCTCGCTCACCCCGCCCCCGAACGTATTGATCTGCGCCGCCCTGTTCATCCGCTCCAACTCCCCCTCAGCGGCCGTCCCGAGCGTCAGGGATCCGGTTGAACCGGCCCGGACCAGACCCGTCTCGCCCGTGACTTCCTGACATATTCGGTACACCTCCACCGCCGATTCGGTTCCCACGAATTTCACGCCGCTCGCGTCTCCCGGCGCCAGTGCACCCGCCCCGACGTCCCCCACCAAACGCCAGTTGAGCAGGCGCGTTGCCGCCAGCCGGGCCTGCGCTTCGGCCAGCCTGGATCGGACCCACGGGGCGTCAATCCGGCGTTCGCCCGTCACCGGATCGGGTGTGCGGGCGAAGGTGAGGACCGCGGAGTAGAAATCCTCGGCCTGCATGCCGATCGCCGCGAGCGCCACCCGCTCGTGGTTGAGCTGGTTGGTGATGAGCCCCCAGCCGCCGTTCTCCTCGCCGACGAGGTTCGTGGCGGGCACGCGGATCCCGTCGTAGTACGTCGCCGTCGTCGTCAGGCCACCCACCGTCTCGATCGGCGTCCACGAGAAGCCGGGCGCGTCGGTCGGCACGAGAATGATCGAGATGCCCTCGTGCTTGGGCGCTTCGGGGTCGGTGCGGCAGGCCAGCCAGATCCAGTCGGCGTTCTGGGCGTTCGACGTGAAGATCTTCTGCCCGTCGATGACCCACGCTCCCCCGGGCGTACCGGCGGGCCCCTCGATCTCGCGCACCGCCCGCGTCCGCAGCGAGGCCAGGTCCGTCCCCGCGGACGGCTCGCTGTACCCGATCGCGAAGACGAGGTCACCGCTGAGAATGCGCGGCAGAAAGGTGGTCTTCTGCGCCTCTGTGCCGTACTTCATCAGGGTCGGCCCGACGGTGTTCAGGGTGACCATGGATACGGGCGCGCCCGCGCGGTAGGCCTCGTCGAAGAAGACGAACTGCTCGTCGGGCCCGCGCCCCTGCCCGCCGTACTCGACCGGCCAGCCGAGGCCGAGCAGTCCGTCGGCCCCGATGCGCCGCAGCAGTCGGCGCTGGCCCTCCGGATCGTCCCCGCCGGGCGGCCCCTCCGGCATCAGGTCCCGGAAGTAGTCGCGCAGTTCGGCCCGCAGCTGCTGTTGGCGTTCGGTGGGGGCGAGGTGCACGGCGGCGGCCTCTCCTTCGCGTAAGGGCGTCGCACCGACAGTGATTCCTGACTTGTTTCTGACTGTCCGTCAGAAACTGCTGCGGTGTCAAGAGATCTCCCTGGACGCGGGAGCCGGACGCGGGAGCCGGACGCGCCGGACGCGGGAGCCGGACGCGCCGGTCGCGACCCCGGAGCAGGAACACGCCTGCGCGGCGGTGCAGTTGCACCGCCGCGCAGAACGTCACACACCCCATCTGAGAAGCCCCCGGGAGCTGTCCCGGGGAGCCGTCACCTCACCAGAGGTGGGTGAAGTTGACGGCGATGTTCTCGTTCGACTGGTCGATCGCCGTGAACGCCGAGCCGTTCACCTGGGCGGTGTTGTTCTGGTTCGAGGCGCCGGAGCCGACGGCCTGCTGCTGCGACGTGGACGAGTTGCCGCTGTTGTTGCCGCCGACGCCGCTGCCGTTGACAGTCGCCACGCCCGCATTCGATCCGTCGTTCGCGAAGGCGCCGTTGTCAGCCGTCGCGACACCCGAGAAGAGTGCGGCAGCCAGGGGCAGGGCCGCGGCTGCAGCGATGACGCGGGCGGTACGGATGCTTGCCATGTCAATTCCTCCGTTACGGGGGTACGCACCGGCGATACGCCGGACGTACCTGAAGTTCCGCTTGCTCCAAGGCGGTTGGCCGACCGCCTTGTGGGTTCTGCTCGACGTCGCGAGTCCAGAGTTGCCCACCGAATCCCCGGCGAACCACCCCGGAAGCCCCGATTCCCCCGCAAGCGTGAGTACAAGTCGATAAACATGCTTCGTCCCACCAAAGCCCCAGTTCAGACCCCAGGACCCGCCCCAAACCCATGCGCCGCACGCGCTGAAGCGTTCCGCCACCTCATGAAGATCGGCGCCCGCGTCCGCGTGTCATCGGCGTGCCGCACCCTCCCCCTCTTCCCTTCCTCGAACACTTGTACGAAAATGAATCCATGGCCACCATCGACCGCCATGCCACCGCACTCGTACTCGCCCACGCTCTGTCCGCCGCCGAGCGCGGCCTCGCCGTCATCCCGCTCTCCCGCGCCAAACTTCCGGCGCTCCGCTCCCCTCATCACGAGCAGCCCGAACCGTCCCCCTGCCACGGCGAATGCGGCCGCCCCGGACACGGCGTCTACGACGCGTCGACCGACCCCCGGCGCATCCGCGAGCTCTTCGCCGCCGCCCCCTGGGCCACCGGTTACGGCATCGCCTGCGGGCTGCCCCCGCACCATCTGATCGGCATCGACCTGGACACCAAGTCCGGTACGGACGCTCCGGCGGCCCTGCGCGAACTGGCGCTGCGCCACCTCTTCACGATCCCGGCCACGGTCGTCGTGGCGACCCCGAGCGGCGGCCGTCACATCTGGCTCGCCGGCCCGCCCGACGCCGTCGTCCCCAACTCCGCGGGGCGCCTGGCCCCGGGCATCGACATCAGGGGCGCGGGCGGCTATCTCGTCGGCCCCGGCTCGCGCACCGAGCACGGCGTCTACAGCGCCGTGCCCGGCACCGCCCATCTCCCGCCTGCGAGCTGCCCGACCGCACTGCTGCGCCTGCTCACGCCGCCGCCCCGCGCCCACCACCCGACGCTCCCGCAGATGCCCGCCCCGGTCCAACGAGGTCAGGGCCTGGTCCAGTTCGTACTCGCCGCGCACGAGGGCCAGCGCAACACCCGCCTGTTCTGGGCCGCCTGCCGCGCCTACGAGAACGGCATCGGCGAGACCCTGGCCGATGAACTCGCCGCTGCCGCGCTACGGGTCGGCCTCACGGAACGCGAGGCCCGCTCGACGATCGCGTCGGCGGCTCGGCTGACGGGGCACGCGTAACGGGAAGCCCAAGAGCGCACGGTAAGGGGCGTCCGCTATGGCGGACGCCCCTTACCACTGGCTGTGACGGCTACCGTGCCGACCAGCCGAACCTCGCCTATCCGAGCATCGAACGCACGGCCGCACGGTCGATGTTCGTCAGGGCGCGGACCAGCTTCGGGGTGAGGAAGACGATGGCGAGGCCGATCAGGGACGCCCCCGCGATCTGCACCGGCGACTCCAGGTAGAACTCGTGGCGCTCGCCGCCCGAGGTGTAGTCGAACACCCGGTAGCCGGGCCAGTCGAGGTAGCGCGGGAACACCCAGGAGTACACGGGAAGGAGCGCGGCGACCCAGCCGGTGACCAGGAACGTCACGCTGAGGACGAAGGACGCGACCCGCGAGGGGAACATCACGAACTGGAAGAGCAGCGCCTTCCAGCCCGCACCGTCCGAGAGCCGAGCCCGCATCCTTTCCCAGGCCCCCGCGTCCCGCCGCGTCGCCAGAGCACCGGGCCCGGCGACCTCCCATCCCAGCAACGCCCGCGCCCGCCCCCGCTCGGCGGCACCGAGCCCCCGCGCCCCGGCCAACGCGGCCGCGAGGACCGGCAGTCCGAGCACGGTGACGAACAGGCCCATGCCGAGCGAGAACATCGTCACGGCGAAGGTGAAGCC
This region includes:
- a CDS encoding OB-fold domain-containing protein, whose translation is MTDLSYETLKAFEGRAAATSGAGKDPVNEPMIRHWCEAMGDTNSAYAGPDPIAPPTMLQAWTMGGLSGHQGRSAAYDELFALLDGAGYTSVVATDCEQEYLRALRPGDEITFDAVIESVSERKTTKLGTGHFVTTRMDVRAGGEPAGTHRFRILKYAPGQRRPQGKRPRPVINRDNAGFWDGVARHRLLIQRCGGCRALRFPWLPGCNSCGSLVWDTVEASGEGTVYSYVVMHHPPFPAFDPPYAVGLIDLAEGVRMVSNVVGVPSDKMRIGQPVRLEFQEVEPELVLPVFRAVESMAGGGV
- a CDS encoding acyl-CoA dehydrogenase family protein, translated to MHLAPTERQQQLRAELRDYFRDLMPEGPPGGDDPEGQRRLLRRIGADGLLGLGWPVEYGGQGRGPDEQFVFFDEAYRAGAPVSMVTLNTVGPTLMKYGTEAQKTTFLPRILSGDLVFAIGYSEPSAGTDLASLRTRAVREIEGPAGTPGGAWVIDGQKIFTSNAQNADWIWLACRTDPEAPKHEGISIILVPTDAPGFSWTPIETVGGLTTTATYYDGIRVPATNLVGEENGGWGLITNQLNHERVALAAIGMQAEDFYSAVLTFARTPDPVTGERRIDAPWVRSRLAEAQARLAATRLLNWRLVGDVGAGALAPGDASGVKFVGTESAVEVYRICQEVTGETGLVRAGSTGSLTLGTAAEGELERMNRAAQINTFGGGVSEVQREIVATMRLGMRRGRR
- a CDS encoding bifunctional DNA primase/polymerase; its protein translation is MATIDRHATALVLAHALSAAERGLAVIPLSRAKLPALRSPHHEQPEPSPCHGECGRPGHGVYDASTDPRRIRELFAAAPWATGYGIACGLPPHHLIGIDLDTKSGTDAPAALRELALRHLFTIPATVVVATPSGGRHIWLAGPPDAVVPNSAGRLAPGIDIRGAGGYLVGPGSRTEHGVYSAVPGTAHLPPASCPTALLRLLTPPPRAHHPTLPQMPAPVQRGQGLVQFVLAAHEGQRNTRLFWAACRAYENGIGETLADELAAAALRVGLTEREARSTIASAARLTGHA
- a CDS encoding sensor domain-containing protein; this encodes MSTSALPYAAAPTASSSERAPGGRSAGSPGFWRAPFAASTYREIGYTLTSLPIAIVGFTFAVTMFSLGMGLFVTVLGLPVLAAALAGARGLGAAERGRARALLGWEVAGPGALATRRDAGAWERMRARLSDGAGWKALLFQFVMFPSRVASFVLSVTFLVTGWVAALLPVYSWVFPRYLDWPGYRVFDYTSGGERHEFYLESPVQIAGASLIGLAIVFLTPKLVRALTNIDRAAVRSMLG